Proteins encoded together in one Apus apus isolate bApuApu2 chromosome Z, bApuApu2.pri.cur, whole genome shotgun sequence window:
- the STARD4 gene encoding stAR-related lipid transfer protein 4, protein MDVVPDAASLAAELRDTLVRYHGAGDSEWRVAKKTKDATVWRKPSEEFSGYLYKAQGVVEDVANRVVDHIRPGPYRLDWDSLMTTMDIMETFEENCCVMRYTTAGQLWNIIAPREFVDFSYTTSYEDGLLTCGVSLDYGEVRPNFVRGFNHPCGWFCVPLKDYPSHSLLTGYIQTELRGLLPQSAVDTAMSSTLANFYSDLKKALKA, encoded by the exons ATGGATGTCGTGCCGGATGCCGCATCCCTGGCCGCCGAGCTGCGGGACACCCTGGTTCGGTACCACGGCGCCGGAGACAGCGAGTGGCGCGTCGCCAAGAAAACC aaagaCGCAACTGTGTGGCGTAAACCATCAGAGGAATTCAGTGGATACCT CTACAAAGCTCAAGGAGTGGTGGAAGATGTTGCTAACAGAGTAGTGGATCACATTCGCCCTGGACCTTATAGGCTAGACTGGGACAGCTTAATGACTACAATGGACATCATGGAAACATTTGAAGAG AACTGCTGTGTGATGCGCTACACCACGGCTGGTCAGCTCTGGAACATCATAGCACCAAGGGAGTTTGTGGATTTCTCTTACACTACTAGCTATGAAGATGGGCTTCTAACATGTG gTGTAAGCCTGGACTATGGAGAGGTGAGACCTAACTTTGTCCGTGGATTCAATCACCCTTGCGGTTGGTTCTGCGTCCCTCTTAAGGACTATCCTAGCCACAGTCTTTTGACAGGCTATATTCAAACTGAACTGCGAGGGTTGCTGCCACAATCTGCAGTAGACACTGCCATGTCTAGTACCCTGGCCAATTTCTACTCTGACCTCAAGAAGGCACTGAAAGCATAG